Sequence from the Gracilinanus agilis isolate LMUSP501 chromosome 6, AgileGrace, whole genome shotgun sequence genome:
ATCTAGCCCACTCTAGtttttaggaagttgttttcttcaatgaaatttttccAAGCTATTGACTTTTTCTatcaattcttattttattttattttttaaagttctcttcAAGTTCTTCCCTGGGTTCTTTTGGGACCTCACATTTTTTCACACTTGCCTTTGAAGCTTCACATGCTTCAATGTTGGCATGAACTAACTGGGCTACTACCCTCTCTTATCAACCCAGTGAAACAGGTCCCTCCTGCTTCCCTTAATTTTaaggtatttttgttgttgttgttaaaggtTTGGAAATGTGTTTGGGTGAGCTCATATTTTCTTTACTCCATGATCTTAGTTCCTGGAAGTTGTCTCCTGTAATCTTAAAAATCCCTCACTCAATCCTATTAATCCCAGTAGGTACTGTCCTAGATCTTTACTCCATATGATCACTAAATTCCTTAGAAAAAATATAGAGATAGATGACTTTGGGGCATAGTCACAGCATCTTAGATGTAGGGTTAGAAAGGACCATAGAGGGCATGTAGTCCAACCTCCTTCTTTTGGAGATGAGTAAACTGGAGTCCCAAGGAAGAAAATGGCTAGAAAGATAGTAAGTCacagggctggatttgaatcttactCCTCTAACTCTTAaatccaatgttctatccacacTCCTAGCCCTGGAAGTCAGGGCACTTGTGTTCAACAACTCctagctagttgtgtgaccttggataagtcaattttacttctcttggtttccttacctgcaaaataaagagaaggaatgTGATGCTTTCAAAGGTCCCTTCTTGCTCAAATTACCTATGGTTTCATTTATTCTCCATGACTCTATTACTCAACCCACTTCActtaggagttgttttttttaaaacctttaccttctgtcttagaatcaatattgtgtattggttctaaggcaaaagagtggtaagggctaggcaatggggattaagtgacttgcccagggttacacagctaggaagtgtctgaggtctgatttgaacccaagacctcctgtctctaggcctggttctcaatccactgagctacccagttgctccccaatatacttattttaaaagattaatgtaAGATTATACTTCTctagaaaaatgttaatataatatTGTACATCTATGGTTCTATGAGTAAATTGATTAGCTCATCTTTCTGACCGTATGTTATAGTTAGCTATAACCAGTTATTTAATCAACTAATACCTGGGACCATTTCTTACTATTAAATCAACAACTACAAGTTAGCAATTCTACATAGGAGTTAATAATAAATCTTAGTTAACAATCAACTATATCACAGAACTAGTGTCTCATTCTTTCATTAGAGATAGCTAGTGCCTGTTATAttaaaggaggtcactaactctatttgatgtatatgaagttggagtacagagatgataagatggtacttttcctttataacagttgcccaggcaggatccttcaggtcaaagtggtttatcccttcaggacccacctggggttaattggtattaattattgggctcttcagctggaaTAACATTGATAATCTGACTGtgttggctcccttcccaaataagctttggaaaccaattcaggaaggtactttaaactttgtatatattcgataagaaggataatggtaaaggattgaggtattaggagaccctactttaaattgctactaatgaatctctaactgcaggcaaatgaaggaatcaagatgacaGCTTCTctctctggttcagcctggccagggctaaaccagagcaggtaaactgctgtgaaatcttcagcttcttcttctgtagatcttaagccttaacagttgagatatatccaccctttccactctcttcttcttctcctgcccacttcccagatccctcccgggtcctggggaagcctagataactaaggtgatgaaactcctaatatctagggcagtagaacagagatggtggtcaagaaCAGATTGATaacggtacaggaaacacaggaggagcttgcagggtagagtttgcaagtctctatctccaaagaccaggatctacacactgatctctagcctcatgACAAgaaaaagaccccagaacctctctccgggttctcaactgctctctctCCTGAAtcccgcatgcctctctgggaacattctatccaactgacttatctgtcaatcaaaagtgaacttcaagctcccagagcttgaatatatatatatatatataacataccaAATGGCCATCTTAAGACTAAGTGAAGGAAACCCATGACCTACATGGCATAgttttctcctaatttacttttttcattcCTGAACAAAATATCTACTAACCTGCCCATTGAAAGCATCAACCATGACTTATGCCTTAACTTAGTGTGACCTCTATTATCAGAAATCCAAAAAATCCTTTATTAGAAGTTTCCTAAAAAATCTGGGTATGAATTATTAGTACTGGTTGCTCCTGGCTATGTATCTTTGCCTCTCCAAATGTGCCCATTCTCCCTACACATATTCTATGCATTCAGAGGAGAGTGTACTACAGATTTATAATGGAAATGTTTTATTACTAACTTCCTTAATAGGCTATTTCATCAAATGCCTTTGCTTTAAACCAATTGTATTTTCTGACCAACTATAAAAGGCAAGCATATTGGTGGGGGCCCATAAACTGTGGTgatagttgttgtttttgtttaataatgtccaactctttgtaacctcatggACCTCAGCATaccaggcccttctatcctccactatcttcCTAAGTCTGTCTAAACTTATGTGTTTTTGCTTCcgtgacactatctatccatcgtatcccattttctccttcttcttttgccttcaatctttcccatcatctgggtcttttccaatgactcttgccttctgtaacaataaaaatgtcagtcatgaatatctgatagaagggagatagagaaagtctatgtggtgagtctctcttccagctctcccctggggccaaatatacactgggagatttaAGGAGgtatcaccctgaaactgggtgacctggatgattgtgccacccctcaggagttgggggtgaggctacCCTATAAAGGATGTatatggtaccccaatctgatcctgaataaggatggtgttcacacaaacctccccccaatcagttaaatttgCAGCAGGGGGcccggcttcaagatggaggtagctggaccaagctgtggttccccgtctccctcattgtctctcaggcactctggaatgctatctgactgttgaatggcttttgattattcacaaatcagggattggggaaaggggtgaaggacagagggattttggggtgccctctttgctattcctatgggatctgtctccctttctccttctatttctatttttctgtttctatccttttctataatgtaagttttgactgaaaggggtctctcaggaaggttgggaatgggtgaagAAGTGTAAGagattgctctcaaaatggagtccaaacttagctaactcaatggctgaagtcttgatgggtgaggtgcaatggaatggctttgatcagggaatcagggttttcatttccaaaagaaagatcctcaggaagccctctggactggatctgagctggatgtcctcctcctctctcctcccagtcctctgcccgaagacttctcctcctcttctcctccagaGTAAATTTCCAGAATTCTGTCTGGTCTCAAGTGTCAGCAATTGTCAGCAATTaacttctctggctcctttggtcccatccccaacataaaatattgaaataactACCATCACAACACAACCAATGAATTATtatatagagaattttaatccaGCCAGCCATCTTTTTTTCCAAACACTACGGAGGAGAGGTAATATCAAGTAGCAAAAAGACAGCAGGTTGTGCATGGAGTCTAGAGAGCCCTGCATTGAAATGTTGTACCAACCATTGATTAGCTGTGGCACCATGGGCAAGCAACCTCTCAGAGCCTTGTCTTGTTTACCTGTAAAAACAAGGAGGGTAATATTTACTAAAAGGATCATaggggctcagtgaatagaaagtcaGGGCTGGAGGcaagaggtcctcagttcaaatttgatcttgggcacttcctagctattttgTTATGAGCAGCAAGGGGGCCAGGCAAGTGCTAATGGTGGAACTTaaatagggagagaaagagagacccTAACCACagctatatgtgtgtataaatttgTATCCACACCAGCTGGGTTAAGTCTCCTTTAAGAGCCCAAGAATCTCTGCTAAAGCTTCAAAGCCTTAAGAACCAATCCGGCCAGGCAGTTGGTAAATGTTTCCAGGAAGTAGAATGTGACTTTCTGAAACCTTATGTTGAAGATGGATCACACTGGTTAGGAAAGGAAAAAGCCAGCTAATGATGTTAACCAGATCTGGCTGCTTGAGTCTAGATGTTATTAAGGTAAGTAAATGGGTTCAAAGATTGTTTAGGCTTTAGGGTCAAACAGGGTTTATTGGTAATCAAACTGAGGGTAGGTAAGAAGGAGTAGGAAAGGTGGGTGAAGGGTACCCTAAAGATCTTGCCTAAATATTTGATACTAAATAAATCTTGAAACATGAGTTTTTCTTAAGTGCAGAGTATGAGAAAGCCATTAGGGCACTCCACAACTCTGTTGCTGTTTATAGCTGAGCCCAAAGGCTATCAggcccctgggtcagatgctgttgtTTTCTTGAAAGTTGCTGTCAACACTAGCTTGAATAGAAGGTTGTTGGCTTTGCCAATGAGGTAttgaatttggctagcaatggaggttgtccctgcctgcctgcccatCCAAATCTCCCAAACCACCCAGGAGCCCAGAACCCCCACCTCCTCCCTCACCCTTGAGATGAGAGAAAGGAGTGAGTCCCCATGGATTTGTGGACCCCCTTTTTTAtcctgtccttaactgtcaccctggcatATGCCCTGGGTACTCTGCCAGGTTCtatgttccaaagtggcaaactgctaacTTGCACCTACagaaatggctgcccatttctgcctATCACAGTTTGATCCTAGGCAAGTGCCTTAATATCAATTGCCTGGCTCTTGcttttctgccatagaaccaGTATTGGTGCTAACCTAGAaagacaaagttttttttttataattagaaaaactAAAGACATCATGGTATTCTTGTGATATAAGTGCTTAGCCAACATTAAGGCATTCTTGAAATGTGTGTTGCTATCATATCTTTTGCCCTCTCCAAATGCAAAAACCTATGAACTCACTTAGGAGTCTTCAGTTTAACAAACACAAATGTATTGATATTCATAAAATAAGAAAGTGTTATATTTGAGAAACTTTGAACAgtgatagtattttaaaatacttgttataaagatatatattataCTAGATTTTAGTAAACATTATATGAAGAAATTATTCTACTATATTTGATGTCATTTAATTTTCATGTAGGTTACATCTTCAGAGATCTGTGGTTCAGATAATCATGTACTAGAAGGAGACTTCAAATTACCTTTACCTGTAATTTTGGGACATGAAGGAGCTGGGATAGTGGAAAGCATTGGAGAATGTGTGAACAGTGTGAAACCAGGTGGGGATGGAATTAAAAGCAGTATCTGATGTTAGAAGCTTCTTTCCACTCCTCTACAAAAATTATTGTCTTCTctacaaaaggaaaggaaaatttgaaGTAAATTAACATATGTATAAGTAGATTATAATAATGTAAGTAAATAAtagaggaagctgaagcaaaggATTTAAAATAGACCTAGGATTTGAACCATAGAGTAGAGGGGTAGCACCTACATCATAATAGCCTCTGCAATTCTCCCTTCTGGAGGTCTTGGTAAGTCAGAGAACCCTCAGAAAATATGTAAGGACAACTAGATGGTGAGTGGACAGAGTTctaaacctggaatcaggaaacctgTGTTCGAAACTACTTTCAGactctagctgtatgactgagctagtcatttaaccatttcttacctcaattttctcatttgtaaaatttggaataataattgACCTATCTCACAGGTTTAATTGTGAAGATTAAAtcagataatattcataaagcacttagcaaagtgtctggcatatcagaggtgcttaatatatgcttgttcaTTTCCCTAACCCCTTTCCATATGTCCCATGTGGATGAATCCCTTGAGATTTACCTAATATTGAAAAGTTGAAAGAAAAGTCAAATGCATTCAACTGAAGCAGGAGAGAAGTAGAATTTcatagcagaactgggatttccTAGGAGTGAAACTCAGGCAAGTAGGACATGTAATGGTTAGAAGATTCCCCCTGAaaacagaaagactcatctttctgaattcaaagctGACCACGCAGATCCTTACTCGCTGTtttaccttgagcaagtcacttaaacttgtttgcctcagtttcctcatcttcaaaacgagctggagaaggaaattttaaaccactccaatatctttaccatgaaaaccaccaatagggtcatgaagagtaagacatgactgaataacaacaaaaatgagtgAAATTGTGCTTAGTGCCACTCCGTGCAGCTAACAAAAATGAGTGAAACCATGCTTAGTGCCACTCTGTGCAGCTAACTCCTGGTGACCTCCAAGcaccaggaaaaagaaaaaggaaagttttctaggaaaaggaaaagttctTCAGAAAAGGAGAGTTTTCTAGGTCCTCCCTGCTCCAACTCAGATGGCATTCTGGGATATCTACCTAGCTTTCTGTGCCTAATTTTGATTTTCAGACTAACTAGCCATTAACTCTCAACTCCACCTCTTTGTGCTTGTGGGTCAATGTTTTTACATTAGTCTTTTAGCTGGTTATACCCTCATCAAAATTCATGACTCAGTCTCCATCCCATTGACTTCTCCCCTTGTCCATACATACTGCCATCCTTTAGTCCCATAGCAAAGTGTGGAAGGTTAATACCACCTCCCAACAGGGAGCAGAGAAGGCTTTCTTTTGGGCTTTGCATTCATAATCCACTGATATAAAGCCAGAACACAGAATGCTCAATTGGGCCTTTCTCTAGAAGGCAGCACCAGGCACATACCAAGCCCACCAGCTTTAAGCATGATTTTCCCCCTTAGATATTATCCTCCCCAAGAGGAGATAAGGTACAGTATTCAGAAAGAGATGCTGGTCAGAAGCATCAAATGCTGCGGACAGGTCAAAAAatatgaggattaagaaaaggccattagatttggcaagtGAGAAGAGGACAGGTTCATTGAGTGATGAGTTTAGAAGCCAAAtcacaagggtttaaaaagtgaGTAATAGGGAGAGGAAGTAGAGACCAAGgaatataaatgtaaagtttttgaGTTTCTTTATGAAAAGGagaatggggggaaaaagaataTTGTGAGGAGATGTTAGTATCAAGTATAGGCAAAAATGGGGGAGATCTGATCATGGTGAGCCCATATGGACTAACCAGTTGATGAGGAAAGACTAAAGATTAGGCAATTAGTGAACTAAGTACAGAATAAAATGAAGGGTATGTGTAGAGGGGTTACAAGAAGATCacctcattttaaattttttaaatttcttttttattctaaatgtaaCATTATCAAtcaatgcaaatatttttatataaacccAAGAATAAAAAACAAGCTCATATAGGATACTAAATGTCTattatctataattttttaaaaaaatatgttataCACGAGCAGGAAAAACGGGAGCTCAAAACCATTAGCCTCTAACTCCCAAAAAAATTTCCCCAGGAAATGTAGGACATAATTATATTGTTGTCATTCTTGAGTAAGTGGTAGCTTTGTAAAGTTTTCAAATGCCAGGGAATTGGTGTCCATAAAGCCAACAGCTTCTCTTATGCTCATGTAGTCATTTGCATGGTTCAGGCCAAGAGGAAAATTGTTTCTTCCTAGCCAAGAGCATTAGTATAGTTAATGCCAGTTACGTGAcaagcttccattctaattagGAAGGTATTTTTATGAAATTCAATGTACACAACTGCTGAATTGTCTCCACATTTTATTTTGATGCTCTTCAGTTTTGCTCTCTGTTTTCCTCCCTGAGGAGATAAGGTCCTAATAGTTTTTCTACCCCAGCGTCGAAAATGTGACTCGTGCTTGCATGCCAAGGGCAACTGTTGCTTGAAGGAAGAGTAAGTGATCCTCCTATCACTacttctgtttccatttttacCCAGAACTGCTagatctcatttctctttttctgagattCTCTGTGTCTGTCCTCATGGTCTAGTGTCATGCCTTGAGTTGGATTGATGCTTGATGGTACCAGCAGATTTACATGCAGAGGAAGAAAATTGTACAACTTTTGTAGAACAAGCACATTCACTGAATACACTGTGGTGCATGAGATTTCCGGAGTAAATATTGATGAGGCTACACCTCTGGAGAAAGTCTGTTTATTAGCCTGTGGATTCACCACAGGTTATGGATCTGCTGTGAAGAAAGCACAGGTGAGCACGTGTTGATGGCCAATTGGGTAAATAAGGCTTGCCCTGATCAATGACAAATCATGATTGAACCAACCAAAATTATCAAATAAGTAGCTTGGCCAGACTGAGTGTGAAGAAAATATCTTCTGTTGAGATGATGCAGGCGTATTCAGCATTTAAGTCTCACTAGGAATTTGTGCTCCTTTGTGCAGGTTACCCCTGGTTCCACCTGGGTTGTCTTTGGGCTCGGAGGTGTTGGCTCTTCAGTTGTCCTGGGGTGCAAAACAGCTGGGGCTGCCAGGATCATTGGTGTTGACATCAATGAAGAGAAACTTGCCAGAGCAAAAGCTATCGGAGTTACTGATTGCCTGAATCCTCAAAATTTCAAGAAGCCCATCCCACAGGTGGTGGTGGAAATGACTGCATTTGGTGCTGACTTTAGCTTTGAAGCTATTGGGACTATCGATACCATGGTATGTTCTCTATGGGCACAAAGGGAAGGTGTCTTAGGGCAGCAGGGAGATGCCTATTAAACTAACTTGACTTTTACCAAAAAggacttaaagaaaaaagagagctaAACATCCATGAGAAGTTACCTTACCTTCAAGGTTCTGTGTAATGGAATATATTTAAATCAATATAACCACCCATTGTACCCATATGATATAGTGTTAGAGtacataaagaataaatatagagAGGAATAATCCCAGACAAGCTCCTACATTTAGAAAGGGCTGTCTCCTACATATGGGAAGTAAATGTCATTGTGTGGCTCAAAGGGAGACAGAAAAGCTATCTGTagcctttttttctcctccacaAAGCAGaggtgtaattttttttcatattctttcatgagctttctttctctatatctgtctctttcactttctatttctctctgcttctttctatatctctgcttgtctctcactctcttcctgaTACTTCCTCATTTCAAGTACAAGAAatgcaataaaagaaagaaggaaggaataccAGAGGGataagaatataaatagaaagacaatgagacaaagaaggaaacagaacAGTCAAATGGAGTAGGAAATAGAGAgaacaaaaagtaaaagaagaaaaattatagagggaatagacaagaaaaacaaagactaCATCATATACCTCAATGAAGACATTCTCTAattttataaagatatattttcttctaaataaTTGAAATGAAGGATAGATCACAAGAGAATGGTTGGGAGGTGCAGGGGATGACCCAAGGCAAACTTCACCTCCTTTGATACATTATTCTGATCAAGAAAATGGGAGTTTGAGATCCAATCCAACTCATATGCCTGAAATGAATATGACTTTTGCTTAGatgataattttttaagttaacaatttttttttattttcatggtaCAAGTTTCACAGTAGAACTCTATGCAACTCAGCAATGTGACCGAAGAACTCATGATTGTGTTGTGACCTTAGGTTGCTGCTCTGGAATCCTGCAACCCAAGCTATGGTGTCTGTGTAATTATTGGAGTAGCACCTGAAAAATCCCAGCTTGCCTTTGACCCAATGCAACTACTGTCTGGCCAGACTCTGAAAGGGTGCTtgctaggaggtaggaagaaaacttgaaaaaaacagGAGTTTTAACTCCATTAGATTCCTTTGAATTTTCCAGAAACTTGGACAATATACATATCCCTCATTCCTATCATGTTGAGATGACAGCTGGCATTTATAGAATAAGAGAGAGGAATTAATTCAATCAATAGATTAGTCAACCAGttagcatctattaagcaccatCTTTGTACCAGCAATGTTCTAGACACTGGtagagagaaagcaaggaaagagaaaactaaaaggttgtttttttttaatcttcccttTTCTAAAGGTGGGGGTATGCTCAAGCCTGCTAacaaaaactgaattttaattttaatttttaattacatctctaaaattggcaaatgctacaaatcaagatttgatttattgtttcgtTTCTTTCTtggcttaaaaaaaggaaatattaagtACACAGATTATTAAACCTAAAGTTATATCCGCCGTACATTTTTTGGAGAGCCCATTATTAAAAACTGATGAGTACATCCCTGACTAAAAGGTTTCTTAAAGCTGGAGCAGAGAGCAGAAAGGAATACCAGATTTATAAATACTGATTACAATTAAAAGCAAGTTAGGCGGTAGCCGCTGGAGCCGGTGTCTGGGGCTGGTGATGGGGTTAATTCTCTCCCGTGTGACTCCCAGTCGCGCCCACCCAACCCCGCTGTCTCCCTGCTGCACCGCGCTCCgaccgcctcctcctcctcctcctcctcagtaaCTCGGGCAACTAAAAGTGATGATATATATGATCCAAGACAGTCCAATTCAGTCCAGGACTCTACACTGTTGACAAGGACATGGGACTCCTCCTACAAGATTCCAGATGGTTCAATACAACTGACATCCTGGCTGACAACTGTGAAAAGGAACCttggattattttcttttatttttgtggaaGACCACAATCCCAAATCTATAGCACACATCAGGCTTCAAGATTCCTGTAGGATTCTAAAATAACCTTCTCTAATGAGGATGTCTGATACTATTATTGTAAAAGATGGAACTGTTACAGTGAAGGGTTTGGAAGCAGAAATGAAAGATGCAACCAGAATTGAAAATCTCATCAAATCAGAAAACTATGAGAAGATCTCAGCAGACAAGAATGAACGTTGCATTGACAGCAAAATTGATTTACAGGAGAAAATCCAGATCCAGTTAACACAATCATTTGAAAAAGATGAGAAACCCTCCAAAGatgaagcagaaaaagaaaaaggggataaATTGCCCAGAAAAATGTTATCAAGAGATTCCAGTCAAGAATACACAGATTCAACTGGCATAGATCTACATGAATTTTTagtaaatacattaaaaaacaatccCAGGGACAGAATGATACTGCTGAAATTAGAACAGGAAATTTTAGATTTCATTGGTAATAATGaatctccaagaaaaaaattccccCCAATGACATCTTACCATAGGATGCTATTACATAGAGTAGCTGCTTATTTTGGATTAGACCACAATGTTGATCAGAGTGGGAAGTCAGTCATAGTGAACAAAACTAGCAATACAAGAATACCAGATCAGAAATTTAATGATCATATCAAGGATGATAAAAGTGAAGACTTTCAGAAGCGTTATATCCTTAAAAGAGATAACTCTAGTCTAGACAAAGATGATAATCAGATGAGAATACGATTAAAAGATGACAGAAGAAGCAAATCTATAGAAGAGCGAGAAGAAGAATATCAAAGAGCTAGAGATCGAATATTTGCCCAAGATTCCCTGTGTTCCCCAGAGACCTATCTTATTGACAAAAGAATCCAAGAGGAGGAAGCAAATAGTACACAGCAAAGACGCCAAATATTTAGAGTCAACAAGGAAGCATCTGGAAGATCAACCACCAGCCATCAGAGCAGCACTGAGAACGAGCTGAGGTGCTCCGAGCCCCGTCCCTGGAGCAGCACGGACTCTGATAGCTCCCTCCGTAATCTGAAGCCAGCTGTAACCAAAGCGAGCAGCTTCAGTGGAATTTCAGTTCTAACAAGAGGGGATAGCTCTGGGAGCAGCAAAAGCATAGGCAGGCTTTCAAAAACAGGTTCTGAGTCTTCTAATAGTATAGGGTCGTCCACGGGCTCTCTTTCTCACATCCAGCAGTCTCTTCCAGTTACAGCTCTCAGCCAGCCTTCTCATGGTCCCCCTGTCGTCTACCCAACTGTCAGCACTAGTAATTCTCTTCCCTTTGATGGTGGCCTAAGTGGGCAAGTTGCACCTCCTAGCACTAGCTTCTTTTTGCTTCCTTTGGAAGCAGCAGGCATACCACCTGGCAGTATTCTGATCAACCCACAAACAGGTCAGCCCTTTATAAATCCTGATGGCAGTCCAGTTGTGTATAATCCTCCCATGAACCAACAGCCCATTAGAACCCAAGTGCCTGGACCTCCACAGCAACCTCCTCCTCCCCAACCATCACAGCAACAAGCAGCCAATCACATTTTATCACAGGACAACCTTGGATCCCAGTTTAGCCATATGAGTCTTGTCCGCCAGCCATCTGCTGATGCTTCTGACCCTCATAACACTATGTTCCAGTCTACTGTTGTCCTTCAGCCATCACAGCAATCTGGATATATTATGGCACCAGCCCCTCCACCAGCACCACCCCTCCCACCTAGCCAACAAATCCCTACTGGCTATTCTGCCTCTGGTCATCCTGTAAACCAGCAGATGCTCCAACAACAGGCATATGTACAGCAACCCACGCCTCAGATGCCAGCATGTTACTGTGCTCCAGGGCAGTATCCCTCCAGTCAACATCAGTATCGCCCAGTTGCTTCCGTCCATTATAACACACAGCCAAATCAGGCACTGCCACAGCCTGCTCAGCAGACAGGTTACCAGGTTATGCCCAGCCAGCAACAGCAAAACTACCAAGGGATAGTTGCAGTTCAACCATCCCAAAATCAAAATCTAGTCAGTGGCCAACAAAACAATATTGGAAATCAAATTCAAGGTGTGATTGTCCCCTATCCTTCAGTGCCATCTTATCAGGTTTCACTGCCTCAAGGTTCCCAGGGAATGCCTCAGCAGACTTATCAACAGCCTGTTATAATATCTAATCAATCTAATCAAGGACCTGTGCCCACCACAGGAATGCCAGTATACTATAGTGTCATCCCACCTGGTCAACAAAACAATTTAAGCTCATCTGT
This genomic interval carries:
- the LOC123251824 gene encoding R3H domain-containing protein 1-like isoform X3, with translation MRMSDTIIVKDGTVTVKGLEAEMKDATRIENLIKSENYEKISADKNERCIDSKIDLQEKIQIQLTQSFEKDEKPSKDEAEKEKGDKLPRKMLSRDSSQEYTDSTGIDLHEFLVNTLKNNPRDRMILLKLEQEILDFIGNNESPRKKFPPMTSYHRMLLHRVAAYFGLDHNVDQSGKSVIVNKTSNTRIPDQKFNDHIKDDKSEDFQKRYILKRDNSSLDKDDNQMRIRLKDDRRSKSIEEREEEYQRARDRIFAQDSLCSPETYLIDKRIQEEEANSTQQRRQIFRVNKEASGRSTTSHQSSTENELRCSEPRPWSSTDSDSSLRNLKPAVTKASSFSGISVLTRGDSSGSSKSIGRLSKTGQPFINPDGSPVVYNPPMNQQPIRTQVPGPPQQPPPPQPSQQQAANHILSQDNLGSQFSHMSLVRQPSADASDPHNTMFQSTVVLQPSQQSGYIMAPAPPPAPPLPPSQQIPTGYSASGHPVNQQMLQQQAYVQQPTPQMPACYCAPGQYPSSQHQYRPVASVHYNTQPNQALPQPAQQTGYQVMPSQQQQNYQGIVAVQPSQNQNLVSGQQNNIGNQIQGVIVPYPSVPSYQVSLPQGSQGMPQQTYQQPVIISNQSNQGPVPTTGMPVYYSVIPPGQQNNLSSSVGYLQPLGSDQLQFSRTSSPGNSQQLPSHQCAAVPPPAGGVVMMQLNIPNSSHPRAHSPPQWKQNKYYCDHQRGQKSVEFSNLENVVQLQHSPQLGSPVTSPAQSPAPAQLSNMKNICPTLAPLSIVPQFSRPFVPGQGDARYPLLGQPLQYNPPSILHGHIPSQQGQPGSRHGNRGRKQAKKAASTDLGAGEAAIGKVLEFTELPDGITRVEAEKLFGELFKIGAKIRWLRDPQSQTPLRHHSLYCGSGDGAMKTEQSKPSDLASTYTILATFPSISAAQNALKKQINSVNKFKLRTSKKHYDFHILERASSQ